A single window of Streptomyces aquilus DNA harbors:
- a CDS encoding alpha-galactosidase yields MTGAPQTLRWGHAALEVEIDVGEDGTARLTHIGLPGGTPPERRNWPPLPLLEVTAAGHGRAWSGGRLIDSYVGGRLRHHAHRVSRDGDWHVLTVELRDPQTGLVAEVTYRSPDGVPVLRGEVVLRNGGEAALHLESVSSLVVGCLADGPEAIGGADLLWAENDWVAECRWQRRPMRVTSPVLSDRVVVYDNGKGEFTQTGRGVWSSCGRLPMGGLTDRDSGRTWLWQIEHNGGGWHWECGERDQLAYLALFGPTDTHHGWRHPLEPGGEFHTVPVALAFSADGGPDDAFAALTRYRRTARRPHSDHRRLPVIFNDYMNCLMGDPTTEKLLPLIDAAAEAGAEYFVIDAGWYDDENGGWWDSVGAWEPAASRFPGERGIHEVLDRIRERGMVPGLWLEPEVIGVRSPMAKTLPDEAFFRRDGVRVTETGRHHLDLRHPAARAHLDQVVDRLVGEWGVGYLKLDHNIDPGSGTSAHPGETPAAGLLGHNRAQLDWLDGILDRYPHLVVENCSSGGMRWDYALLSRLQLQSTSDQQNLQLYAPIAASAPTAVTPEQGAVWAYPLPEDSLDEVAFTMVSALLGRIHLSGLLPDLRPEARALVHEAVAAYKALRVDLPQAVPAWPLGLPAWDDPWLALALRTPATTYLTVWRRPGGAPTMSLPLPHLRGCAARVDVLYPSASQAEAVWNPDAADLTLTLPTAPSAVLLRLTHTVPDAP; encoded by the coding sequence ATGACCGGCGCACCGCAGACCCTCCGTTGGGGCCACGCGGCCCTGGAGGTCGAGATCGACGTCGGCGAGGACGGCACCGCCCGCCTCACCCACATCGGCCTCCCCGGCGGGACACCCCCCGAGCGGCGCAACTGGCCTCCGCTGCCCCTGCTGGAGGTCACGGCCGCGGGGCACGGCCGCGCCTGGTCGGGCGGGCGTCTCATCGACTCGTACGTCGGCGGACGGCTGCGTCACCACGCGCACCGCGTGTCCCGCGACGGTGACTGGCACGTGCTGACCGTCGAACTCCGCGACCCTCAAACCGGGCTCGTCGCGGAGGTCACCTACCGCTCGCCGGACGGGGTGCCCGTACTGCGCGGCGAGGTGGTCCTGCGCAACGGCGGGGAGGCCGCGCTGCACCTGGAATCGGTCTCGTCCCTGGTCGTGGGGTGTCTCGCGGACGGCCCGGAGGCCATCGGGGGCGCGGATCTGCTGTGGGCGGAGAACGACTGGGTCGCCGAATGCCGCTGGCAGCGCCGGCCGATGCGGGTGACCTCGCCGGTGCTGAGCGACCGCGTCGTCGTCTACGACAACGGCAAGGGCGAGTTCACCCAGACCGGCCGGGGCGTGTGGTCCAGTTGCGGCCGATTGCCCATGGGCGGCCTCACCGACCGTGACTCGGGACGCACCTGGCTGTGGCAGATCGAGCACAACGGCGGCGGCTGGCACTGGGAGTGCGGTGAACGCGACCAACTCGCCTACCTGGCCCTGTTCGGCCCCACCGACACCCACCACGGCTGGCGCCATCCTCTGGAGCCCGGCGGCGAGTTCCACACCGTACCCGTCGCCCTCGCCTTCAGCGCCGACGGCGGCCCGGACGACGCGTTCGCCGCGCTGACCCGTTACCGCCGCACCGCCCGCCGCCCGCACTCCGACCACCGGCGACTCCCCGTCATCTTCAACGACTACATGAACTGCCTGATGGGCGACCCCACCACGGAGAAACTGCTGCCGCTGATCGACGCGGCGGCCGAGGCGGGCGCGGAGTACTTCGTCATCGACGCCGGCTGGTACGACGACGAGAACGGCGGCTGGTGGGACAGCGTCGGCGCCTGGGAGCCGGCCGCCTCCCGGTTCCCCGGAGAGCGCGGCATCCACGAGGTGCTGGACCGCATCCGCGAGCGCGGCATGGTGCCCGGCCTGTGGCTGGAGCCCGAGGTGATCGGCGTACGCAGCCCCATGGCCAAGACCCTGCCGGACGAGGCGTTCTTCCGCCGCGACGGCGTGCGCGTCACGGAGACCGGCCGCCACCACCTGGACCTGCGTCATCCGGCCGCCCGCGCCCACCTGGACCAGGTCGTGGACCGTCTGGTCGGCGAGTGGGGCGTCGGCTACCTCAAACTCGACCACAACATCGACCCCGGCTCCGGCACCAGCGCCCACCCCGGCGAGACCCCGGCCGCCGGACTGCTCGGCCACAACCGCGCCCAACTGGACTGGCTCGACGGCATCCTGGACCGCTACCCGCACCTCGTGGTGGAGAACTGCTCCTCCGGAGGCATGCGCTGGGACTACGCCCTGCTGTCCCGGCTGCAACTTCAGTCCACCAGCGACCAGCAGAACCTCCAGCTGTACGCACCGATCGCCGCCTCCGCGCCCACCGCCGTCACCCCCGAGCAGGGCGCCGTCTGGGCCTACCCGCTCCCGGAAGACTCCCTCGATGAGGTCGCCTTCACCATGGTGAGCGCACTCCTCGGCCGCATCCACCTGTCCGGCCTGCTCCCGGATCTACGGCCCGAGGCCCGCGCCCTGGTCCACGAGGCGGTGGCCGCGTACAAGGCCCTCCGTGTCGACCTGCCTCAGGCCGTCCCCGCGTGGCCGCTCGGCTTGCCGGCCTGGGACGACCCGTGGCTCGCCCTGGCCCTGCGCACCCCGGCCACCACCTACCTCACCGTGTGGCGCCGCCCCGGAGGCGCGCCCACCATGAGCCTCCCCCTCCCCCACCTCCGCGGCTGCGCCGCTCGCGTCGACGTCCTCTACCCCAGCGCGAGCCAGGCCGAAGCCGTCTGGAACCCCGATGCCGCCGACCTCACGCTGACGCTGCCCACAGCTCCGTCCGCCGTGCTGCTCCGCCTCACCCACACGGTGCCGGACGCGCCCTGA
- a CDS encoding glycoside hydrolase family 43 protein produces the protein MSEMRQADATMTNPVVPGFHPDPSICRVGDDYYLVCSSFEYFPGIPVFHSRDLVHWTQIGNALDRPAQLRLPAAMPSSGGIYAPTLRHHDGRFWLIVTNVAEGEGNLLFTATDPAGPWSDPVRLPEVKGIDPDLAWDEDGTCWCTVAGGAQVRIDPYTGETFGPAHQVWAGTPGAQAPEAPHLYRIGAYWYLLIAEGGTERGHAVSIARGRTPTGPFEPCPDNPVLTHRGTHRPIQNTGHADLVQGPDGSWWLVLLGVRPRGGTPGWHVLGRETFLAPVTWVDDWPVVGEVPSVLPTPAWPLVPGAAEEVRDDFDLSELRPQWISVRDRPAEHCTTKERSGWLTLRARGASLDEPDVVFAGRRQQHLSCRVRTRIDPAEGRGGLAVRLDEEHHYEIEAAEGQVRVLSRVGPFRTVVASRPVPAGPVVLRLDVTPAPPNGPRTGPDVLTFGIEEQDGTFIPLGALDGRYLSTEVAGGFTGRVIGLYAAAGTVHFDWFDYEPLGL, from the coding sequence ATGTCAGAAATGCGGCAGGCGGACGCCACCATGACCAACCCCGTGGTCCCCGGCTTCCACCCGGACCCCAGCATCTGCCGCGTCGGAGACGACTACTACCTCGTCTGCTCCAGCTTCGAGTACTTCCCCGGCATCCCCGTCTTCCACAGCCGCGACCTGGTGCACTGGACGCAGATCGGCAACGCCCTGGACCGGCCGGCCCAACTACGCCTGCCGGCCGCCATGCCGTCCTCCGGCGGGATCTACGCTCCCACCCTGCGCCACCACGACGGACGTTTCTGGCTGATCGTCACCAACGTGGCCGAGGGCGAGGGCAACCTGCTGTTCACCGCCACCGACCCGGCCGGGCCCTGGTCCGACCCGGTCCGACTGCCCGAGGTGAAGGGCATCGACCCGGACCTCGCCTGGGACGAGGACGGCACCTGCTGGTGCACGGTCGCCGGGGGCGCACAGGTCCGTATCGACCCGTACACCGGCGAGACGTTCGGACCCGCGCACCAGGTGTGGGCCGGCACTCCCGGCGCCCAGGCGCCGGAAGCGCCGCATCTGTACCGCATCGGCGCGTACTGGTACCTGCTCATCGCCGAGGGCGGCACCGAGCGCGGTCACGCCGTCTCGATCGCCCGCGGGCGTACGCCCACCGGCCCGTTCGAGCCGTGCCCGGACAATCCGGTCCTCACCCACCGCGGCACTCACCGCCCCATCCAGAACACCGGGCACGCCGACCTGGTCCAAGGACCCGACGGCTCCTGGTGGTTGGTGCTGCTGGGGGTCCGCCCGCGCGGTGGCACCCCTGGCTGGCACGTGCTGGGACGCGAGACGTTCCTCGCACCGGTGACGTGGGTGGACGACTGGCCCGTAGTCGGCGAGGTGCCGTCCGTTCTGCCCACGCCGGCATGGCCGCTCGTGCCCGGCGCGGCCGAGGAGGTCCGGGACGACTTCGACCTCAGCGAGCTGCGGCCGCAGTGGATCTCCGTGCGCGATCGTCCCGCGGAGCACTGCACCACCAAGGAACGGTCCGGCTGGCTGACCCTGCGGGCCCGCGGCGCCTCGCTGGACGAGCCGGACGTCGTCTTCGCCGGCCGCCGTCAGCAGCACCTGTCCTGCCGGGTACGCACCCGGATCGACCCCGCCGAAGGGCGCGGTGGCCTCGCCGTCCGTCTGGACGAGGAGCACCACTACGAGATCGAGGCGGCCGAGGGGCAGGTACGCGTCCTGAGCCGCGTCGGCCCCTTCCGCACCGTCGTGGCATCCCGTCCCGTGCCCGCCGGGCCCGTGGTTCTGCGCCTCGACGTCACCCCCGCCCCTCCGAACGGCCCCCGCACCGGCCCCGACGTCCTCACGTTCGGCATCGAGGAGCAGGACGGCACCTTCATCCCGCTCGGCGCACTCGACGGCCGCTACCTGTCGACCGAGGTGGCAGGCGGCTTCACCGGACGGGTCATCGGCCTGTACGCGGCGGCCGGCACCGTGCACTTCGACTGGTTCGACTACGAGCCGCTCGGCCTCTGA
- a CDS encoding cellulase family glycosylhydrolase codes for MKGTHHPSDRRRGDPRRVLGLLLALVAAIGLTSTTAFAVPSHKGASAATENVALSPMGAVAAMQPSWNLGNTLDAIPDETSWGNPPVTKALFDTIKSQGFRSVRIPVTWTDHQSSTAPYTIDARWMTRVKQVVDWALSDGLYVVVNVHHDSWQWIADMPTDHDNVLARFKASWTQIAATFKDSPSSLLFESNNEPQFNDTTDAQGIQYNDELNTAFHSVVRQSGGNNATRLLVLPTLHTNSGQDFLDALVSEMKSLNDPNLVATVHYYSWYPFSVNIAGGTQFDATAQKDLTDNFARLRDTLVSKGIPVYLGEYGLLSYPDHFQPAPRVERGEALKYFEMFGYEARVSGVTTALWDAYNFLNRSTLQWRDPELINLIKSSWTTRSGTASSDRVFLAKSSAITTRTLTLNPNGTSFRGVWQGGKQLVRGRDYTVSGNQLTLTATALTRLAGDRAYGVNATIEARFSRGLPWKIHVTTYDRPVLSDATGDAGGLTIPTQYRGDQLATMEATYADGSNAGPTNWTPYQEFNEAFSPDYPGNGLLLTSKFVNSLREDTQATLVFHFWSGATVTYHVTKTSGSVTGTVA; via the coding sequence ATGAAGGGAACGCACCACCCCTCCGACCGGCGCAGAGGCGACCCGCGCCGGGTGCTCGGTCTGCTGCTGGCGCTGGTCGCCGCGATCGGGCTGACCAGCACCACCGCGTTCGCCGTACCGTCCCACAAGGGCGCGTCCGCGGCGACGGAGAACGTCGCGCTCAGTCCGATGGGCGCGGTGGCCGCGATGCAGCCCAGCTGGAACCTCGGCAACACCCTGGACGCCATCCCCGACGAGACGTCCTGGGGCAACCCACCGGTCACCAAGGCCCTGTTCGACACCATCAAGTCCCAGGGCTTCCGCAGCGTCCGGATCCCGGTGACGTGGACCGACCACCAGTCCTCCACTGCCCCCTACACCATCGACGCGCGATGGATGACCCGCGTCAAGCAGGTGGTCGACTGGGCCCTGTCCGACGGTCTCTACGTCGTGGTCAACGTCCATCACGACTCGTGGCAGTGGATCGCGGACATGCCCACCGACCACGACAACGTCCTGGCCCGTTTCAAGGCCTCCTGGACGCAGATCGCCGCCACGTTCAAGGACTCCCCGAGCAGCCTGCTCTTCGAGAGCAACAACGAGCCGCAGTTCAACGACACCACCGACGCCCAGGGCATCCAGTACAACGACGAACTGAACACCGCGTTCCACAGCGTGGTGCGCCAGTCCGGCGGCAACAACGCGACCCGTCTGCTCGTCCTGCCCACCCTGCACACCAATTCCGGCCAGGATTTCCTGGACGCCCTGGTGAGCGAGATGAAGTCGCTGAACGACCCCAACCTGGTGGCCACCGTGCACTACTACAGCTGGTACCCGTTCAGCGTGAACATCGCCGGCGGCACCCAGTTCGACGCCACCGCCCAGAAGGACCTCACCGACAACTTCGCCCGGCTCCGCGACACCCTTGTCTCCAAGGGAATCCCCGTCTACCTGGGCGAGTACGGCCTGTTGTCCTACCCCGACCACTTCCAACCCGCGCCGCGTGTCGAACGTGGCGAGGCGCTGAAGTACTTCGAGATGTTCGGATACGAGGCCCGCGTCTCCGGGGTGACCACGGCCCTGTGGGACGCCTACAACTTCCTGAACCGCTCCACGCTGCAATGGCGTGACCCCGAGCTGATCAACCTGATCAAGTCGAGCTGGACCACCCGCTCGGGCACCGCCTCCTCGGACCGTGTCTTCCTGGCGAAGTCGAGTGCGATCACCACCAGGACGCTCACGCTGAACCCGAACGGCACCAGCTTCCGCGGCGTGTGGCAGGGCGGCAAACAGCTCGTCCGGGGGCGGGACTACACCGTCTCCGGCAACCAGCTCACGCTCACAGCCACCGCACTGACCCGGCTCGCCGGCGACCGCGCCTACGGGGTCAACGCGACGATCGAGGCCCGCTTCTCCCGGGGCCTGCCCTGGAAGATCCACGTGACCACGTACGACAGGCCGGTGCTCTCCGACGCGACCGGTGACGCCGGCGGACTCACCATCCCCACCCAGTACCGCGGTGACCAACTGGCCACCATGGAGGCCACGTACGCCGACGGCAGCAACGCCGGCCCGACCAACTGGACTCCCTACCAGGAGTTCAACGAGGCCTTCTCTCCCGACTACCCGGGCAACGGTCTTCTCCTCACCTCCAAGTTCGTCAACTCACTGCGTGAGGACACTCAGGCGACGCTCGTCTTCCACTTCTGGAGCGGTGCCACCGTGACGTACCACGTGACAAAGACCTCCGGCTCGGTGACCGGAACCGTCGCCTGA